The genomic segment GCACTCTTGCTTAGATATATGTCAAGATATCAACGTGCACATGGAATACATGTTTCAAACTTGATTATGCTTCTTGTGGAACATGTTATTGATAATGGTTGATGTCCAAGTATGAGTCGCATCATTTATAAGTTTGactttttcaatttattaatcaCTTATGACACGGGGACAGTTCCAACGACTTCCATCTCGACGCCTTCCTTCCTTATTCGAGGAAGAAAAAATCAAATCcctttttaattttataataataattatatttatattatgtaaaGGAAAAATGGAAACCTTATCGTTTAATTTTCCAATTCACTTCAAATCTTATAAATTCTGTTAAAAGCCAAAAAAATTGTCACTTGCACCGATAAAGAACATTCACTGCATATATATCGTCATTTTGTGTGTGTGTCGGTAGATATTAACCTCCATCCTCACTGCAAGTTCGGTCCCACTATTCTTGTTCTTATTAGCAAAATATACTAACGATGATGGGCGGATCAAGTTATGCGCCAGGGTCCCAGCAGGTTGCGGTGATCAGCCCGCAGTTCTGCGTGGGCTATCCAGTTGATCTGACTATCGTGCGGAAGCTGATGACTCTGTCGGAGGGTAGTTTCGGAGTTACCGATGTAAACGGTAACATAATGTTCAGGGTCAAAGGAAAACTCTTCAGCCTCCGCGATCGCCGCGTTTTGTACGATCTCGCCGGAAACCCCCTCATCACTTTTCACCAAAAGGTTGCTTTTTTATTCTTTCTCGTTGATTTCTCGTGCTGTACGTGGGAAACttttactaaaaaaaaaatcttgttttATGGTTTCAGATGCTATCTGCACATAGAAGATGGGTGGTTTTTAGAGGAGAGAGCACAAATTCGAAGGATCTTCTTTTCAGCGTGAAGAAATCTTCGCTCTTGCAGATGAAGA from the Primulina eburnea isolate SZY01 chromosome 3, ASM2296580v1, whole genome shotgun sequence genome contains:
- the LOC140825623 gene encoding protein LURP-one-related 10-like; its protein translation is MMGGSSYAPGSQQVAVISPQFCVGYPVDLTIVRKLMTLSEGSFGVTDVNGNIMFRVKGKLFSLRDRRVLYDLAGNPLITFHQKMLSAHRRWVVFRGESTNSKDLLFSVKKSSLLQMKTKLDVFLASNPKEELCDFRIEGSWFERSCVIYTGNSSNIIAQMHRKHSAQSILLGKDTFGVTVYPNVDYAFIVALVVILEEINEDRSGED